The Cyclobacterium amurskyense genome contains the following window.
TACAGATAATTTTGGCTAAAGCCGGATGCGGTAGGGCCGCTTTTAAAAATGGGCTAAAGCCCATTCCTATTGATAAGGTAATTTTAGGAACTAAGGTTCTGTCCTGATTTATTACAAGAATAATATTCCATACCTGTCAGTGGATGATAGTTTGCATCTTATTATTATCTTTATAGGTATTAATGAATTAGCCTATCAGGCTATATTTTACTCACTTATTAAAAATGAAGAAACATTATTCAATCGTTTTAATAATTGTCTTTTCCATAATCATTTATCCAGAAATCCAAAAAAGAATTGAATCGGTTGATAATAAAATAATACTTGCAAGTACCGATCTTTTTGGAGCAAATATCCTGACAGAGCTAAAAATATATTTTAGGATAGTTACTGAAAATGATAAAGAAAACAACACTATTACTTTGTACAAATCCTCTAATAACCTTCAGCTTTATAAGCTATACAAAGATAATGGAGGGCATCCAAGTCAAGATTACTATGTATTTAATATTGATGATAATTCAGTTGAAAACTTAAGAAGGATTGACGTTTTAATAGACTCCGTAGAAAATGGGAATTTATCTAATGATAAAGCACTTTCAAAATGGCGTTATTATCAGATTGATCTTAATCTTTTTAATCAATTATACACTAAAGCTTCTACTGTAAATAAAATGAAAGAATATGCCAAACTTTATACTTCTGGCAATGAAAGCTTTAAAGAACTAAAAAATCAAAATGACATTCTCGAAATATTGAAGTTTTGGCCAAAACCTAAACATCTTATTTTAGATGTAGCTATAGGAGACTCCACAAATATTATTAAAGATTTCAATTTTATTGATTCGTTATCAAGAAATGAATTTTTGAGTTGGGATTTAAAAAGTGGAGTATTGAAATATTCTTTTGGATTCAAAAAATCAGCTATTGAAAGAGTTGAAATTAATTATATGGGGTTGATAGGTAACGAAAGAACTATTCAATTTTAAATAAACAAGTGGTAACAATTAAGCTATAATGATGTGATTAATGCTTTGTTCATTGTAGCCTTGAGCAGTAAGGATTTGACTCAGCATCTGGTAGCTTTCTTCTATGATGATTAAATTGGTTTTGTTGAGTAATTCAGTAGCGGTAAAATTATTAAAAAATAGAGGAATTGATTGTTTAGTAGCATTATTAAGTCCTTGCTTCATTGAATTTTGAGGTCTTAAAAGCGTAAGAGATAGATGTTTTTCTGGCTGAAGTAAAGGCCTTTCGATAAAATGTTGCTGATTCTTTGCTTCTTATTATCTTTATAGGTATTGATGTAATCTCTTAGGCTCTATTCCACAAGTAAAATGACTTACAGACCAAACATATTAGTTGTCTGCGGACGAAATAAAAGAAGAAGTCGAACTGCTGAGTATATATTTAAAAATGACAATCGATTCAATATTCGTTCTGTGGGACTAAGTCCAAAAAGTGAGCGACAAATCCGTGAAAATGACATTGATTGGTCTGACTTTATATTTGTGATGGAGGACCAGCAAGGTGTAAGAATATCACGCACTTATCGACACCTGAAATTACCACCTCTACACGTTCTTCATATTGAGGATGAGTACGAGTATCTAGACAATGAACTAATTGAAATGTTGACAGATCAAATCAATTGGACATTGAAAATTGAATGTAAAATTGAATAAAAAATCATTGGCTAATAACTAAGCATTCTGACGGCAGGCCCTTCGACCTTTCGACTCCGTTCAGTGACCACAGATTCAGGGACTAGTTTGTGGCATTGGTATTAAGGCTTCCTGGAGAGTTTTCTTTTTCCGTAAAATGGAGCATATTGACCCCCTAAAATAAAATAATTTGCAAACATCTTCCCTTTGGTATAGTTCAACTTCCTATTAATCCATTTGTTAGCTAAATTTCGGCTAAAGCCGGATGCGGTATCACCGATCTTTAAAAATGTGCTAAAGCCCATTCCTACTAATAGCTATTTTTTGGAATCTGGCTTAGTTTCAAATGGTGAAGCCTGAGGGGCTTCAATGAAAATGTCCACGGGTGGACAACCCGTGGGTAGGAAGGCTTAAAACATATTGCTTTGAAGGGACAATACTTTAAGCAAAATACCTAGGAGTTATCTTTCAGACGCTCCCTATATCTGAAAAAATTCAATCACCTGAAAATCTGTTTTTAATTTCTTCTAAAATAAAGGGATAACCCCTAAATCTTGGTTGCGATTTATCCAGCCTGCTTCAAAAGTATTGAATCTCATAAATACGTTCGAATCTTCATTTCAGTACGAATCACTTCCTTTTCCGATTCATATTTGTACCATTAAATTGATATAGCAGCGTAATCAATCATTGAATAATGATTGGCACTAAGCTAAACTAATATGCAATATGGGGCATGCGCTGTAAATGAAATTCTAAAAATGTATTATTATGAAAAAGACAATATTGACCTTGACATTGTGTGGACTTGCTTTAATTGCTAAATCTCAAAACGTAAGTGTAGAAAAATCAACATTTGGATTGCAAACCGGAGTTTTAGGAATCTGGGCATACAATGAAGCAAAACTATCAAATAACATTGCCCTAAGAACAGAGCTTGGTTTTGACTTTGGTATATGGGAAACTACTTATTATGATGATTTTGACTCTCCATTTATCCTTACACCTGTAATTGTTGTTGAGCCAAGGTTTTATTACAACCTCAAAAAACGCGCTGAGAATTCAAAAAGAATTGATGGAAACAGTGGTAATTTTATTGCTTTAAAAACCAGTTATCATCCGGAATTGGCGCTGTTCAATACTGACGATGCTCCGGTGGTAAGTGATTTCTCCATTATTCCTACTTTGGGAATTAGAAGAAATATAGGGAAACGTTTTAATTACGAAGCAGGTATTGGGGCAGGGTATAGTTACACCCTTGCTAAGGGTGCCGGCTATTCAAAGAACGAGGGAGGAGTAGAATTAAATATGCATTTGCGAATTGGGTATAGCTTGTAGAATAAACAGGAAAACAACATCCAAACTTTGCACTTACAATGTAAGGAAGAAAAAAATGAGAGAAATGAAGAAAAATAATCAAACGAATTACGTAGCTGCAGGAATCGCAATCGGAACAGGCATAGGGGCAACAATAGGAGTTGCTATGGAGAACTTGGCTATTGGTATCCCTTTAGGTGTTGCCATCGGAGCCGGAATAGGATTTGTCTTAAAGGAAAAGAAGAGGACCAGATAGGAAGGGTATATGGGAAAAGAGCTTAGGAATGCTTGGCACTAAACGATACAAAAATGTAATCATTTGTTAAGCCTGAATAGGGTAAGAAAGAAATGCCTCAACTCTTCGATAAAAAACTACCAAGCCTAGACTTTAATTATGAATTTTAATTGATAAAAAGCTGCCTCATCAAAACTACCCCCCATACCCTTGGGATACGGATACTATGCATAGCCAAGCCATTGGTCATTATT
Protein-coding sequences here:
- a CDS encoding protein-tyrosine-phosphatase; this encodes MTYRPNILVVCGRNKRRSRTAEYIFKNDNRFNIRSVGLSPKSERQIRENDIDWSDFIFVMEDQQGVRISRTYRHLKLPPLHVLHIEDEYEYLDNELIEMLTDQINWTLKIECKIE